In Candidatus Pacearchaeota archaeon, the genomic stretch TTCTGTTTCAATGCTTGAAGGTATTGGAGTTAAGTATGTTATTTTGGGCCATTCTGAAAGAAGGAATATTTTTAAAGAAAATAATGAAGAGATTAATTCTAAATTAATTAAGGTTTTAGAGTCTAAAATAGTCCCAATTCTTTGCATAGGAGAAAAGAGGGAAGAGAGGGAAGAGGGCAAAACATTTGAAATATTATCAGAACAATTAGATGCTTGTCTAAATAATATTTCAAGTCCGGAGAAAATTATTTTAGCTTACGAACCAGTTTGGGCGATTGGAACAGGGAAGTTTGCGGAAATAAAAGACATTAAAGAGGTGAGAGCCTTTATTCGAGAATTTTTAACAAAGAAATTCAATCAAGAGATTGCAAAAAACATTAGAATTCTTTACGGAGGAAGCGTTGATTCAAGCAACGTTAATTCATATATTACAGAAGCTCAGATGGACGGAGTCTTAGTCGGAGGAGCCTCTCTTAAAGCT encodes the following:
- the tpiA gene encoding triose-phosphate isomerase gives rise to the protein MKPLIVANWKCNPKSLSEAKELLEKVINGINEEDVIICPPFVFINSLISDKIPFGAQNCFDKEGAFTGENSVSMLEGIGVKYVILGHSERRNIFKENNEEINSKLIKVLESKIVPILCIGEKREEREEGKTFEILSEQLDACLNNISSPEKIILAYEPVWAIGTGKFAEIKDIKEVRAFIREFLTKKFNQEIAKNIRILYGGSVDSSNVNSYITEAQMDGVLVGGASLKADEFLKLIKSA